The genomic window TACGGTGATACAGACTCGCTGTTTCTTAAATCTCCCACTAAGGAACAGGTAGATGAACTTATGAAGTGGGTCGAGAAGGAGCTTGGCATGGAAATGGATATCGATAAGGTCTACAGATACGCCGTGTTAAGCTCTAGAAAGAAGAACTACATCGGAGTCTATCCAGATGGACGGATAGACGTTAAGGGGCTAACAGGCAAGAAGCGTCATATACCTGATTTCATAAAAGAGGCTTTCATGGAAATGATGAAGATACTAGGTTCCGTTAAAACCCTCGACGACTTTGAAGACGCCAAGAAGCAGATAATGGAGCTTTACAAGGAACGATACATCAAGATTAAACATGGAGAAGTCCCTCCTGAGAAACTGGCCTTCAGAGTTATGCTTAGTAAGCCTCCTGAGAGATACGTTAAGACCACACCGCAGCACGTTAAGGCAGCGCTTCTTTTGAAGCAGAAAGGCTTCGATGTTAGGGCGGGAGATATCATATCGTTCGTAAAAGTAGTCACGCCCCCGGGGGTTAAACCCATTCAGCTAGTGAGAGACCCTAGAGAGATCGATGCCGATAAGTATATTGAGTATCTGGAAAGCACGTTTGAGCAAGTTCTCGATGCACTCGACATAAGCCTTACGACCATAGTCGGTAACAGGTCTCTATGGAGTTTTGTACCGTCTAAGGCTAAACGCCGCTAAGGTTAAACGGCCTAAATTTGTCTCGGCTCCTAAGGCTATAGGTTATGCTTATAACTTAGAAAACCACTTTTAGATTCCTCTAGAGCAATGGTTAGATATGTCCTTCTACCTGAAGTCGAGGAGATAGCCGATGGGATAGGTTCGATGCGTATTAGGGGGGCTTCCAAGATAGCTAAGGCCAGTGTCGAAGCGCTCATGATTACGGCTATGAAGAGCGATGCAAGCGATCCAGATGAGTTTTTTAGAGAACTAGATTACGTAGCTCAGCGGCTCTTAGCCACGAGACCGACCGCCGTATCGCTTCCGAACGCGGTAAGGTATGTCATGTTCAGGGCTTACAAGGCTAAAGAGAGAGGACAGGGACTTGAGGAGGTTAGAAAGGCGACGATAGACTCTTGTAGAGAGTTTCTCAGGAGGATAAGAGAGGCGTCTAAAAGGATAGGGGAGATCGGTGCCCGTAGAATAAACGATGGCGACACCATAATGACTCACTGCCATAGCACAGCAGCGTTAAGCGTCATAAAAACGGCTCATAGAATGGGTAAGAACATAAGGGTTATAGTCACCGAGACTAGGCCACTCTACCAAGGGCTAATAACGGCTGAGGAGCTTGAGAAGGAGGGTATACCGTTTACGTTGATAATAGACGGCGCGGCTAGGTTTTTGATGAAAAAAGTGGATAAAGTGGTCGTGGGAGCCGATGCGGTAGCGGCTAATGGGGCGGTCGTGAATAAGATAGGTACGTCGATAATTGCTCTAGCGGCTCACGAGGCTAGAACCCTCTTGTTCGTAGCCGCCGAAACCTATAAGTTTAGCCCAGAGACACTAGTCGGCGAACTCGTTAAGATAGAGGAGAGACCTCCGGAGGAGGTTGTGTCTCCTGAGGTTCTTAAGCGTTGGAAGTATGGTTCGGTTAGAAACCCGGCGTTCGACGTGACGCCGCCAGAGTATATAGACCTTATAATAACAGAGAAGGGTATCATTCCTCCTCAAGCAGCTTTTACGATCATTAGGGACGAGCTTAGAGAGATGCCATACGAGTTCCAGAGAAGGTATAGCACATACTGGGAGAGAAGCCTGGAGCCTTAGAGCTAGAGACTACTTGATCCATAGATTTTTGTAGACCAGCATAGCCATGTCTTTTTTAGCCCTCTCGATCATGAAGTCGATAAACTCTTCAAACCCATATTTTCCACCGGTCTCTGAAAACCACTTGTCCACTGCATCGGCATATAGCCGTTTTTCGAAAACCCTTACCTCGGCGAGACGCATTATACGGTTGTAGGTTTCATCGTCTATCGGCTTGCCGTCCAGCATCAAACCTGGACAAACACCTATCGCATCCTTATTAACCTCGACTCTCAGAACCTTGCCTCCGGATGTCACGTAGAGAAACGGATAAAATCGGCATGTCAGAGGCTTAAACCTATGGATGAGACATAATCTATCGACATTGAACACACATAGACCGTTTACGTATCTCCTCAAACCTATGTAACCTTCACCCTCTTTAAGACGCACCTTGGGCATGGTGCTCCTGTAGCCAGCGGCATGGTATAACTTCAGAAAATCTTGAGGATTATAGCCACCGTAGTGGACTATACGCCAGATGTCTAAGTGAGTTACCGGAACCCAATACTTGCTACAACACACTCCGCACAATGTACACTTGAACCGAACCATCTCCTCTAACTCTGAAGCTAAGAACAGACCTCTATAAAGTTTACACCCCTTTTATAGGAGGGCTTAGACGAAAAAGTTTAGCTATTACCGGGCTGTTAAACCATATTCAGGGAGTGAGCGAAATGGTGAAAGTTCGACCGTTCAGAAACTTCGAGGGTGTGTATCAGATAATCTTGGACAGCGGTGAAAGAAGACTTGCGACGGTAAACCTCGCTCCTGGGGTTCAGGTTTACGGTGAACGTCTTGTAAAGGTTAAAGGGGTGGAGTATAGGCTTTGGGACCCCTATAGAAGCAAGCTAGGCGCTGCCCTGCTTAAAGGACTTAAACGTTTGCCGATCAAGAGGGGAGTTAAGGTTCTGTATCTCGGTGCGGCCGCCGGGACTACTCTAAGCCACGTCAGCGACATAATCGGCGAAGACGGGCTTGTATATGGTGTGGAGTTCAGCCCCAGGGCTATGAGGGATTTCATAAAGAGGGTGTCGGCACATAGAGAAAACGTCGTACCTATACTTGCGGACGCGAGGTTTCCGGAGAAGTATCTCCCATACGTCGAAGAGGTCGATGTAATCTATTGCGACATAGCTCAGCCAGACCAAGCGAGGATCCTCTCAGATAACGCCGACTTCTACCTTGAAAAAGGAGGCAGCACCCTATTGGCTGTTAAGGCGCGGAGCATAGACGTATCTAGGCGACCGGTGGAGATCTTCAAGGAGGAGGCTAAGGTTTTACGAAGCAGAGGGTTTAAGGTTGAAGCAACGTTGAGGCTGGAGCCGTTCGATAAGGACCACGTCTTGATACTTTCGAGAAGGTGAAGAAGAGCTGTGGATAGGTACGTAGCAGGAGTCGATGAGGCCGGTAGGGGATGCGTTATAGGACCCATGGTCGTAGCAGGGGTTCTGCTGAAGCTTGAAGCCTTGGAGGCTCTCGAGTCGAGCGGGGTGAGGGATTCTAAGAAGCTTACGGCTAGGGCTCGGGAGCGTCTATATGAGGTTATTTTAAACGAAGCGTCTAGGCTTATGTGCGTCATAGTAGACCCGGCTATGATAGATAGATACGTTAGGTTTAAGAAGCGATTGGGAGGCTTAAACGTCCTAGAGCTTGAGGTTATGGCAGATGTTCTGAGAGAACTTAGGCCTAGGGAGGCTTACGTAGACTGTCCGGATAGAAACCTGAAGAAGTTTCTTAGAAGATTGAAGAGTAAGCTTCCTTGGGAGATGGATATTAAAGTCGCTCATAAAGAGTTTGACGATCACCCAGCTGTCGCATCAGCTTCCATAGTCGCGAAGGTCTTAAGAGATAGGATAGTCGAAAACCTTAGGAAGCTCTACGGAGACTTCGGAAGTGGATATCCATCGGATCCTAAGACCGTGAAGTTTCTCATAGAAGTCTATAAAGCCGGATACGTGCCATCATACGTGAGAAAGAGTTGGAAGCTTTCCAAGTTAGACGAAAACCTGACCCGGAGTGCAGGGAGATATTGAAGAAGCTCATAGAGGTTAAGGAAGGACTCGTATGTCTTAAGCTACCTCCTCAGGCTTTAAAGCCTTTAGGAGAGAGAAGACCTAAGCCTCCGGTGTTCTACAACCCTGAAGCTATCTTGAACAGAGACGTGGCCGTTCTGGCGGTAAGGACGCTCTCTAAGATGTCTAGCAGGAGTTTACGGGTATGCGACGCCTTAGCGGGATGCGGAGTCCGAGGATTAAGGTTCTTGGCTGAAGGACTCAACGTAGGGGAGGCGGTTTTAAACGACCTAAATCCAGACGCCGTCAAGTTTATCCGATTAAACGCTGAGGTTAACGGTTTATCAAGAAAAGTGAGAGTATACAACCTCGACGCGAGGATTCTTCTTCTCAAAAGAGAAGTTAGGCTTCAAGGATTCGACTTCGTCGACGTAGATCCCTTCGGTTCTCCGGCTCCCTTCGTCCAGTCGGCTGTGTTAAGCCTTAAGCCTGGAGGTGTTTTAGCGGCTACGGCTACGGATACCGCGCCGCTCTCGGGAACCTACCCCAAGGTCTGTCTCAGGAGATACTGGGCTAAGCCTCTAAAGACAGAATACTATCCGGAGGTGGCTGTGAGGATTCTACTGGGTTTCATAGCTAGAAACTGTATGACCGTAGATAGGGGATTGAAACCGATACTCGTTCATAGGACGACGCAGTATATAAGAGTCTATGCCAGAGTCGACCGAGGCGTTAAGGCAGCTGAGGAAAGCCTGAATAAGGTGGGATATCTAAACCATTGTTTTAAGTGTCTTCATAGATTTTTCGTAAGCCTCGATACTTCTCCGGGAGGAGTTTGTCCGCACTGCGGTGGTAAATTGGACTGGGCCGGTCCGCTGTGGATAGGTAGGATATTCGACGAGGACTTCTGCCATAGACTACGTGAAGAATATAGAACAAGCCATTTAAGCGATAAAAGAGCGCTTGGTAGGCTTATTGAGGCTATAGACGACGAGTCTGAAGGCGCTGCGACATATTACGTCACAGATAAGGTTTCCTCCATCCTTAGGATGTCTCCACCTGCTAAAAACGCCGTCATCAAAGCCCTCAAGGAGATGGGCTATACGGCTACGCCTACGCACTTCGACGGTAAAGGATTCAGGACAGACGCACCTATGAAGGATATAACCATGGTATTTAGGAGGACTTCCGGCTCTTCAGGACCCATTCTATAAGTTTCCTACAGTTCAGGGGGGAGACGACATCTTGGATGTTGCATCTAGAATTGTCTTCGCATACTAAGCAGGGACTGTCGAGTATCGGTAGGAGAGGATGGTTCTTCCTAACGGGGTAAAGACGGTAAGTCCATCTTTTAGACGAGTACTCCCGCTCCCGCCTTATGAGATTCTTCTTCTCAAGCCTTATGGCGATTCTCGAACCCTCTCTACTGGTAACCCCTATGAGCTTCCAAAGGTCGCTTTGTAGGATCCCTTTATCCCCAGCTTCGTTAACCAATTGAAGGGCTAACCGCTCGATCTCCCCCCTCTTTCTACCGCTACTCGATGGCAAAGAACGACCTCCTTCGACGCGAAATATAACACTAAAATATAATGTGAGAGACGCATTAGGTAAATGTTTCTGTTAAGCCCAAGCCAAGGTAGGATTAAGGTTTTGTGATAAGCGGGTAATAGATGCCTAAAATATTAGAGGGTAACGTGTTTGCTATACCCAAACTACGATGTCTATGTTTTTCAGAATATTCGAGTATCTGTTTCTGACAGTGACCTCTGTTACGTTGGCGACCTCAGCGATCTCCCGTTGAGTACGCCGGTCTCCGGTTACGACAGACGCCAGGTATATCGCTGCCGCAGCTATACCTGTGGGTCCTCTACCGCATGTAAGCTTAAGCTCCGCAGCTGTTTTTACTATCTTATGAGCGATCTCCTCTGTTCTACCTTGGATCCCCAACTGGTTCGAGAACCTAGATACATATACGACCGGGTCGATCGGTGGAACGAACTCACCGAGTTCCTTAACTATAAAGCGATAGCTTCTAGCGATCTCTCTCTTACTTATCATAGTGACCTTCGACACTTCATCTAAAGTCCTGGCTAAGCCGCACAGTCTACACGCCAGGTATATAGACGCGGCGACTATACCCTGTATGCTTCGGCCACGTATGAGCCTCTTCTTGAGAGCCTTCCTATATATGACCGAGGCTGTTTCGAGGACATGTTTAGGGGTATTCAGAGACATCGAGATCTTACTGAGCTCCGTAAGCGCAAACGCAAGGTTCCTCTCAGAAGAATCCGAAAGCCGAACTCTTCTCTGCCACTTACGAAGGTTATATATCTGAAGCGCCCTAGCAGGGTCCATCTTCTTTCTATAAGAAAACCTCCTCCAGTCGATCATAGTGGAGAGACCTTTATCATGTATAGTGTATGTGGTCGGGGCGCCGACCCTAGAACGCTTGTTCTTCTGCTCCTCATCGAACGCTCTCCACTCAGGACCTGTATCAGGGATCTTATCGTCTAAAACATAACCGCAGTTGGCGCAGATGATCTCGCCAGTATCATAATCCTTTATAAAATTGCAACTACCGCATTCCGGACACTTTTTATCATCACT from Candidatus Bathyarchaeota archaeon includes these protein-coding regions:
- a CDS encoding ribose 1,5-bisphosphate isomerase; the encoded protein is MVRYVLLPEVEEIADGIGSMRIRGASKIAKASVEALMITAMKSDASDPDEFFRELDYVAQRLLATRPTAVSLPNAVRYVMFRAYKAKERGQGLEEVRKATIDSCREFLRRIREASKRIGEIGARRINDGDTIMTHCHSTAALSVIKTAHRMGKNIRVIVTETRPLYQGLITAEELEKEGIPFTLIIDGAARFLMKKVDKVVVGADAVAANGAVVNKIGTSIIALAAHEARTLLFVAAETYKFSPETLVGELVKIEERPPEEVVSPEVLKRWKYGSVRNPAFDVTPPEYIDLIITEKGIIPPQAAFTIIRDELREMPYEFQRRYSTYWERSLEP
- a CDS encoding YkgJ family cysteine cluster protein; protein product: MVRFKCTLCGVCCSKYWVPVTHLDIWRIVHYGGYNPQDFLKLYHAAGYRSTMPKVRLKEGEGYIGLRRYVNGLCVFNVDRLCLIHRFKPLTCRFYPFLYVTSGGKVLRVEVNKDAIGVCPGLMLDGKPIDDETYNRIMRLAEVRVFEKRLYADAVDKWFSETGGKYGFEEFIDFMIERAKKDMAMLVYKNLWIK
- a CDS encoding fibrillarin-like rRNA/tRNA 2'-O-methyltransferase, with product MVKVRPFRNFEGVYQIILDSGERRLATVNLAPGVQVYGERLVKVKGVEYRLWDPYRSKLGAALLKGLKRLPIKRGVKVLYLGAAAGTTLSHVSDIIGEDGLVYGVEFSPRAMRDFIKRVSAHRENVVPILADARFPEKYLPYVEEVDVIYCDIAQPDQARILSDNADFYLEKGGSTLLAVKARSIDVSRRPVEIFKEEAKVLRSRGFKVEATLRLEPFDKDHVLILSRR
- the rnhB gene encoding ribonuclease HII, whose protein sequence is MDRYVAGVDEAGRGCVIGPMVVAGVLLKLEALEALESSGVRDSKKLTARARERLYEVILNEASRLMCVIVDPAMIDRYVRFKKRLGGLNVLELEVMADVLRELRPREAYVDCPDRNLKKFLRRLKSKLPWEMDIKVAHKEFDDHPAVASASIVAKVLRDRIVENLRKLYGDFGSGYPSDPKTVKFLIEVYKAGYVPSYVRKSWKLSKLDENLTRSAGRY
- a CDS encoding tRNA (guanine(10)-N(2))-dimethyltransferase — protein: MEAFQVRRKPDPECREILKKLIEVKEGLVCLKLPPQALKPLGERRPKPPVFYNPEAILNRDVAVLAVRTLSKMSSRSLRVCDALAGCGVRGLRFLAEGLNVGEAVLNDLNPDAVKFIRLNAEVNGLSRKVRVYNLDARILLLKREVRLQGFDFVDVDPFGSPAPFVQSAVLSLKPGGVLAATATDTAPLSGTYPKVCLRRYWAKPLKTEYYPEVAVRILLGFIARNCMTVDRGLKPILVHRTTQYIRVYARVDRGVKAAEESLNKVGYLNHCFKCLHRFFVSLDTSPGGVCPHCGGKLDWAGPLWIGRIFDEDFCHRLREEYRTSHLSDKRALGRLIEAIDDESEGAATYYVTDKVSSILRMSPPAKNAVIKALKEMGYTATPTHFDGKGFRTDAPMKDITMVFRRTSGSSGPIL
- a CDS encoding transcription initiation factor IIB: MSLSDDKKCPECGSCNFIKDYDTGEIICANCGYVLDDKIPDTGPEWRAFDEEQKNKRSRVGAPTTYTIHDKGLSTMIDWRRFSYRKKMDPARALQIYNLRKWQRRVRLSDSSERNLAFALTELSKISMSLNTPKHVLETASVIYRKALKKRLIRGRSIQGIVAASIYLACRLCGLARTLDEVSKVTMISKREIARSYRFIVKELGEFVPPIDPVVYVSRFSNQLGIQGRTEEIAHKIVKTAAELKLTCGRGPTGIAAAAIYLASVVTGDRRTQREIAEVANVTEVTVRNRYSNILKNIDIVVWV